The proteins below come from a single Mangifera indica cultivar Alphonso chromosome 16, CATAS_Mindica_2.1, whole genome shotgun sequence genomic window:
- the LOC123199291 gene encoding patatin-like protein 1, which produces MEKPSLGDDSNQATMWGDKITVLSIDGGGIRGIIPATILSFLESKLQELDGENARLADYFDVIAGTSTGGLITSMLSAPDEHGRPLYMAKDIVPFYLKHGPKIFPRSLPIFARVKSLLGPKYDGQYLRKLVQDILGHRRLHDALTRIVIPTFDINLLQPTIFSKFLAESDASKDALLSDICIATSAAPTYFPAHHFKTKDSQGNDSPFHLIDGGVAANNPTLLALKPTGTVFPGNRDEVPAQALQYEKYLVISLGTGNSKIERKYDAKMAAKWGILGWLFTDGNSPLIDSFTSANVDMVDLHMSLIFKSLECERNYLRIQDVTLTGDTSSTDIATEKNMQELVKIGERLLKKPVSRVNLDSGIMEPVENGGTNEQALTMFAKKLSEERKLRRHRLQN; this is translated from the exons ATGGAAAAGCCTTCTCTCGGTGATGACAGCAACCAAGCGACCATGTGGGGTGACAAGATTACAGTTCTGAGCATCGATGGTGGAGGAATTAGAGGAATTATACCAGCAACCATATTGAGTTTTCTTGAATCAAAGTTACAA GAACTGGATGGAGAGAATGCTCGACTTGCAGATTACTTTGATGTGATTGCCGGAACTAGCACCGGCGGTTTAATAACAAGTATGTTGTCGGCTCCTGACGAACACGGGCGTCCCCTTTACATGGCAAAAGACATTGTTCCCTTCTATCTCAAGCATGGCCCTAAAATATTTCCTCGGTCCCT TCCAATTTTTGCGAGAGTGAAGTCTTTATTGGGACCAAAATACGATGGCCAGTATTTAAGAAAGCTGGTTCAAGACATACTTGGCCATCGAAGACTGCACGACGCTCTAACCCGAATTGTTATACCAACTTTTGACATCAACCTCCTTCAACCCACCATCTTCTCAAAATTTCTG GCAGAATCAGATGCTTCTAAAGATGCTTTGCTATCAGATATATGCATTGCTACTTCTGCTGCGCCTACTTATTTTCCGGCTCACCATTTTAAAACGAAAGATTCGCAGGGAAATGACTCACCGTTTCACCTCATTGATGGAGGAGTGGCGGCAAATAATCCT ACATTGCTGGCCTTGAAGCCAACAGGAACCGTGTTCCCAGGAAATCGAGACGAGGTGCCGGCACAAGCTCTGCAATATGAAAAGTACCTTGTGATATCACTGGGCACCGGAAATTcgaaaatagagagaaaatacGATGCTAAAATGGCTGCAAAATGGGGAATTCTGGGGTGGCTTTTCACAGACGGAAATTCTCCTTTAATTGATTCATTTACCTCTGCAAATGTCGACATGGTTGACCTTCACATGTCCTTGATCTTCAAATCCCTCGAATGTGAACGAAACTACCTTCGGATCCAG GATGTCACATTGACTGGGGATACATCGTCAACGGATATTGCGACAGAGAAGAACATGCAGGAGCTGGTAAAGATTGGTGAAAGGCTGTTGAAGAAACCTGTATCCAGGGTGAACCTCGACAGTGGGATTATGGAACCAGTTGAAAATGGAGGCACTAACGAACAAGCTCTCAcaat GTTCGCAAAAAAATTATCCGAGGAAAGGAAACTACGTAGGCATAGATTACAAAATTAG